The genomic region ATAAAAGTATTTGAAAAAAATTATAAAGTAAAATCATTATTGAGTTTATTAAAAGCAATATCTACAGTTATATTGTCTATAATACTTGTAATAATAATAAAAAACAATAAATATTTTGGAAGAATATACGGTGAGTTAATTGTAGGAATTATAATCTCAACTATTTTATTTTTTTTAATATTAGCAAAAGGTAAGAAGATCATATGGATAAAAGCGTGGAAATATTCATTATTAATTGGAATACCATTAATATTACATAATTTATCAGGTATAATATTATCTCAATTTGATAGACTAGCAATACAAAAAATTATAGGATCAGAGAAAGTAGGATTATATAGTTATGCATATACCTTAGGAATGATACCCCTAATAATTTTGGGAGCTACTAATTTAGCATGGGTACCATGGTTTTATGATAAAATGTATAAAAATAAGAAGGAAGAAATATGGAATAAAGTAAAATATTATAATGAAATATTCTTATTATTATTGCTATTAATTTTTATTCTAACACCAGAGTTAGGTATTATAATGGCTCCAAAAAATTATAGTACTGCTTTAATAATAGTTCCAGTGATAATAGCATCATATTTTATGCAATTCTTATATACAATATATGTAAGTTTTGCGTTTTTCTATAAAAAAACGGGATCAATATCAATAGGAACATTATTGTCTGGTATAATAAATATAGGACTAAACATTTGGTTAATACCAATATTGGATACGAGATTGCTGCACTCACAACATTAATATCATACTTCTTTTTATTACTATTTCATGCACTAAATGTTAGAATAAACTTAAAAGATAAAACAATATCAGCAAAATATATATTTTCCTGGGCAACTTTGATAATTCTATTGAGTTTGATACAATATGTAATTTCAAAAAAATTTGGAATGTTTTCTATTCAAGAAAGGCTTTTAAGAATTTTAATTTTTGGTTCTTTAGGATTATTTATTAGTATTAAATTATTTAAAAAAGTTAGAAAATTAATATAGTAAAATCCCGGAAAATCCGGGATTTTCATTCTCCAATATCAAATTCCCCAAAAGCATCATGGAAAATGTTATATAATTTCAACAAATCTTCTTCCTTATAAAACCTCATGCCTCTTGTTTCTAGATCACCAGTTACTGGTTGAATGTTTAGGTGTTTTACTAATTTTCTTAATAAGTCTGGATTGTTGAAATTATACTTTCTACAAAAATAAGGTATAGTAATTAATCCCATAATAAAACCTCCCCCGATTTTTTATTATTTGGAATAATATAGTTATATTATACTACAAAATAGTCGAATGTTAATAGTTGTATATTTAATTTTTAGTAAAATCTTATTGAATAATAAATTTATATGTTATTTAATTTTCGATTTCTTCGATTTCATCCTTTATTTCATCTAATTTTTCGTCTATTTCTGATGATAATATTTTTATTTGTTTGTCGAGTTCTTTGTTGAAATTTTCCTGTAACTCTTTTAATTCATTTATTTTTTCTTTTTTATCCTCTTCGTTTATAATCATTGCAAGCATTTTAAAGAATTGATCCATTATATTTATTAATACCATTTTTAAAAAATCCCACATTGTATACACCTCCAGTATGATAATTGTTTGATTTTTAATTAAAAGCTAAAAATAATAATGAATGTTTGAAATAAACCGGGCTAGGAGCGCCCGGTTTTGATTTAGTTGATTAAATCAAAGAGTTCGTTTGATGTAGTGTCTACAATGGTAGCATTGTCTTTTTCATATCCTGTTGGAACAATTACACCAATGAAGGAATCCATTGCGTTTTGTACTTCTGTGTCTGTTAGGTCTGGTTTTGGGTCATTTAAATATATGGTTTTTCTTTTGCCATCTACTGTATTTACAAAGGACATTCTTAATTTTTTTGCCATAGTCTCACCTCCGGTGTGGAATTGGAATTTTTAATTTTGTTATTTTTGTTGTTTTGGATGTTTTAATAGTCAAAACATATTTCACTCATATAATTTTGAAAATAATATGTTCATACATACGGTGAAAATTCTAAATCCTCAAAAATAT from Marinitoga aeolica harbors:
- a CDS encoding lipopolysaccharide biosynthesis protein, coding for MKINQIINKIKNSTTIKSGIWYTITDFLLKGMAFITIPIFTRLLSVKEYGIVSVYLTFVSVFSVITGLDIQASIGTGINDFKEKKKEFLSSVLFLSLLSFISVFIIIYIFRELLSNVFNIESNILIFSVISGYFAFIFNYYITIKVFEKNYKVKSLLSLLKAISTVILSIILVIIIKNNKYFGRIYGELIVGIIISTILFFLILAKGKKIIWIKAWKYSLLIGIPLILHNLSGIILSQFDRLAIQKIIGSEKVGLYSYAYTLGMIPLIILGATNLAWVPWFYDKMYKNKKEEIWNKVKYYNEIFLLLLLLIFILTPELGIIMAPKNYSTALIIVPVIIASYFMQFLYTIYVSFAFFYKKTGSISIGTLLSGIINIGLNIWLIPILDTRLLHSQH
- a CDS encoding DUF2922 domain-containing protein; its protein translation is MAKKLRMSFVNTVDGKRKTIYLNDPKPDLTDTEVQNAMDSFIGVIVPTGYEKDNATIVDTTSNELFDLIN